One segment of Desulfosudis oleivorans Hxd3 DNA contains the following:
- a CDS encoding thiamine pyrophosphate-binding protein, whose protein sequence is MSKKITGGHLAAKYMKQMEQVDTIFTISGGHIENLLDGLSEYGIRTIDVRHEQAAAMMAHAWSVYRNEPGVCLVTAGPGFTNAITGIANAHLENVPLVVLCGRHPIRDDLKGALQEMNQIDMVKPVTKWCATCYDAARIPEYLSIAFRQATMGRPGPVFLELPPDILFAEIDESLASMPVRRRHKTRVSPAPDELEAAARIINGAQKPMFLGGTGIGMSDCGVVLEQFLEKTGLPFALVNYGRGVLPDTHSQSVNPGGFTGLTAGLPMCDVIVAAGIRFNWVLQSGSLFPDAKVIRIDIDPAELDRNRAADVGLAGDAGRVLEQLLPLVEQRSHEKWLETFKKAYTAFMTTELEMRSTPSDPIHPSRLVERIYSAFGEDAYYVADGGDTTYYGMSGFSSRHRAGVLTPAGGLLGCLGTGIPFALAAKLAHPDKPVIVLNGDGSFGFNSMEFDTAVRHNIPIICVVNNDCAWGMIKHSQEISLGPDRCTCADLGLRHYEKMVEGLGGYGELVTKDEEIVPAIKRAVDSGKPACINVLTDPTVTSPATILFYQSFSGLA, encoded by the coding sequence ATGTCAAAAAAGATCACCGGCGGGCATCTGGCGGCAAAATACATGAAGCAGATGGAACAGGTGGATACAATATTCACCATTTCCGGGGGCCATATCGAGAATCTGCTGGACGGTCTTTCCGAATACGGTATTCGTACCATTGACGTGCGCCATGAGCAGGCAGCGGCCATGATGGCCCATGCCTGGTCGGTGTACAGAAACGAGCCCGGCGTCTGCCTGGTGACGGCCGGGCCCGGTTTTACCAACGCCATCACCGGTATTGCCAACGCCCACCTGGAGAATGTCCCCCTGGTGGTGCTGTGCGGCCGCCACCCGATTCGGGACGACCTCAAGGGCGCGTTGCAGGAGATGAACCAGATCGACATGGTAAAGCCTGTCACCAAGTGGTGCGCCACCTGCTATGACGCGGCCCGTATTCCCGAGTATCTCTCCATTGCCTTTCGCCAGGCCACCATGGGCCGTCCCGGCCCGGTATTCCTGGAACTGCCGCCGGACATCCTGTTTGCCGAGATCGACGAGAGCCTTGCGTCCATGCCTGTCCGCCGGCGCCACAAGACGCGTGTTTCACCGGCTCCTGACGAGCTGGAGGCCGCGGCCCGGATCATTAATGGCGCTCAAAAGCCGATGTTTCTGGGCGGCACCGGCATCGGCATGAGCGACTGCGGCGTTGTGCTGGAACAGTTTCTTGAGAAAACCGGCCTGCCCTTTGCCCTTGTCAACTACGGCCGGGGCGTTCTGCCCGACACCCATTCACAGTCGGTCAATCCCGGCGGGTTCACCGGCCTTACCGCCGGCCTGCCCATGTGCGACGTGATTGTGGCCGCTGGCATCCGCTTCAACTGGGTACTTCAGTCCGGCAGCCTTTTTCCCGACGCAAAGGTGATCCGCATCGACATCGACCCGGCTGAGCTGGACCGCAACCGGGCCGCGGACGTTGGCCTGGCCGGCGACGCCGGCCGGGTGCTGGAGCAGCTGCTGCCCCTGGTGGAACAACGCAGCCATGAAAAGTGGCTGGAGACGTTTAAGAAGGCTTATACGGCTTTTATGACCACGGAGCTGGAAATGCGGAGCACCCCTTCCGACCCGATTCATCCGTCCCGTCTGGTGGAGCGGATTTACAGCGCGTTCGGCGAGGACGCCTATTATGTGGCCGACGGCGGAGACACCACCTATTACGGTATGTCCGGGTTTTCCTCGCGCCACCGGGCCGGGGTTCTGACGCCGGCCGGAGGTCTGCTGGGGTGCCTGGGCACGGGCATTCCCTTTGCTCTGGCCGCCAAGCTGGCCCATCCGGACAAGCCGGTGATCGTGCTCAACGGCGACGGCTCCTTCGGGTTCAACAGCATGGAATTTGACACGGCCGTGCGCCACAACATTCCCATCATCTGCGTGGTCAACAACGACTGCGCCTGGGGCATGATCAAGCACTCCCAGGAGATCAGCCTGGGCCCGGACCGGTGCACCTGCGCCGACCTGGGGCTGCGCCATTATGAAAAGATGGTGGAGGGGCTGGGCGGCTATGGCGAACTGGTGACAAAAGACGAAGAGATTGTGCCGGCCATCAAACGGGCCGTGGATTCGGGAAAGCCGGCCTGCATCAACGTGCTTACCGATCCCACGGTGACCAGCCCGGCAACGATTCTGTTTTACCAGAGCTTTTCCGGGCTGGCATGA
- a CDS encoding bifunctional GNAT family N-acetyltransferase/carbon-nitrogen hydrolase family protein, which produces MGKSKSQITVRRWRAEDIPGIIECSRRAYADYPPEYIFTPRHYEMQFAAFPHGQFVAVAGNRIVGYATCLIVNIDDAFWYTVDEMTGAGTFSTHTPDGDTLYGADIAVDPEFRRRGVSGLLYRRRKALLHRYNLKRMIAYGRIPGYRDHAGKMSAEQYVQKVIRGELTDPALNAHLKAGYRVKKVQLDITEDLSSLNYSTFLEMPNPDFDIAKKRITSAVLRRHPARRIRMCAAQYAMRPIRSWEEMEESVEFFVSFADSYHCHFLVLPEYMTYQMFSCMQGAEMKQLVADLADMTDRYVEMFKQFAKRYRIYIIGGSTPVRRDGRLYNTAHLFTPGGQVHTQDKLHITPAERAESEIEPGSHIRLFQTPLARIGIQICYDIEFPEVSRLLTLAGAEVIVVPFYTEEKKAYYRVRHCAQARAVENFIYVVMAGSVGNMRTPIGSFMHYSQSAILSPSDFSFPEKGIEGEADPNAEAAVVSELTLSALAEQRHVATVRPLHDRRADLYDLQLKYPIEIIRTD; this is translated from the coding sequence ATGGGCAAATCAAAATCACAGATCACGGTCCGCCGCTGGCGGGCCGAAGACATTCCCGGGATCATCGAGTGCAGCCGGCGGGCCTATGCCGACTATCCGCCGGAATATATCTTTACCCCGCGCCACTACGAGATGCAGTTTGCCGCCTTCCCCCACGGCCAGTTCGTGGCAGTGGCAGGCAACCGGATTGTCGGCTATGCCACCTGCCTGATCGTCAACATCGACGACGCCTTCTGGTACACGGTGGACGAAATGACCGGGGCCGGCACCTTCAGCACTCACACACCGGACGGGGATACCCTCTACGGCGCGGACATTGCCGTGGACCCCGAGTTCCGGCGGCGGGGGGTCTCCGGCCTTCTCTACCGCAGGCGCAAGGCCCTGCTGCACCGCTACAACCTTAAACGCATGATCGCCTACGGCCGCATTCCCGGGTACAGGGACCATGCCGGAAAGATGTCGGCGGAACAGTACGTGCAGAAAGTAATTCGCGGCGAACTGACCGACCCGGCCTTAAACGCCCACCTCAAGGCCGGCTACCGGGTAAAGAAGGTGCAACTGGACATCACCGAAGACCTGTCCAGCCTGAACTACTCCACCTTTCTGGAGATGCCCAACCCCGATTTTGACATCGCCAAAAAACGGATCACATCGGCCGTGCTGCGCAGGCACCCGGCCCGGCGGATTCGCATGTGCGCGGCCCAGTATGCCATGCGGCCCATTCGGTCCTGGGAGGAGATGGAAGAGAGCGTGGAGTTTTTCGTCAGCTTTGCCGACTCCTACCACTGCCATTTCCTGGTGCTGCCCGAATATATGACCTACCAGATGTTCAGCTGCATGCAGGGCGCGGAGATGAAACAGCTGGTGGCCGACCTGGCCGACATGACCGACCGCTACGTCGAGATGTTCAAGCAGTTCGCAAAGCGTTACCGCATTTACATCATCGGCGGCTCCACCCCGGTGCGGCGGGACGGCCGGCTGTACAACACGGCCCACCTGTTTACGCCCGGCGGCCAGGTGCATACCCAGGACAAACTGCACATCACGCCGGCGGAACGGGCGGAAAGCGAAATCGAACCGGGCTCCCACATTCGGCTATTTCAGACGCCCCTGGCCCGCATCGGCATCCAGATCTGCTACGATATCGAATTCCCCGAGGTCTCACGGCTGCTGACACTGGCCGGCGCCGAGGTGATCGTTGTCCCCTTTTACACGGAAGAAAAAAAGGCCTATTACCGGGTGCGTCACTGCGCCCAGGCCCGGGCCGTGGAAAACTTCATCTACGTGGTAATGGCGGGCAGCGTGGGCAATATGCGCACCCCCATCGGCTCATTCATGCACTACAGCCAGTCCGCCATTCTGTCGCCCAGTGATTTTTCTTTTCCGGAAAAAGGAATTGAAGGCGAGGCCGATCCCAACGCTGAAGCGGCTGTGGTTTCTGAACTGACCCTGTCGGCCCTGGCCGAACAGCGTCACGTGGCAACGGTCCGGCCCCTGCACGACCGGCGCGCCGACCTTTATGACCTTCAGTTGAAATATCCCATTGAGATCATCAGGACCGACTAA
- a CDS encoding universal stress protein → MTVPVKFLVLLDGSPRSFHTLDYIAAVRPFRKFYLVLFQVMGEVPEYYWDMVAETGSVHGIQEIERWQRDAKRQSEAFMAEARDRLVSSGFDDGRIETRLHARVVGVARDILEEAKRGYDGVVMRRRGQGNIKGVVVGSVANKLLSRLPDIPVILAGVRNQNKKMLLAVGGAESADRMVATVTAMIGGYDYRIELLHVIRDSGRNDLQGAGAIPADMVDRFAGDIKKRLHDLREKLILAGFAPDSVTETITQGVTSRAEAIVAEAEARDCSTIVMGRRGPSDPEDIVTGSVCSKVIHRGRELTVWIT, encoded by the coding sequence ATGACTGTCCCCGTAAAATTTCTTGTACTGCTGGACGGCTCGCCCCGTTCCTTTCACACACTCGACTATATTGCAGCGGTCCGGCCCTTTCGAAAGTTTTACCTTGTACTGTTTCAGGTGATGGGAGAGGTCCCTGAATATTACTGGGACATGGTGGCTGAAACCGGCAGTGTCCACGGCATTCAGGAGATAGAGCGCTGGCAGCGGGACGCCAAAAGGCAGAGCGAGGCGTTTATGGCCGAGGCCAGAGACCGGCTGGTGTCCTCCGGCTTTGACGACGGCAGAATCGAAACCCGGCTGCATGCCCGGGTGGTGGGCGTGGCCCGGGACATTCTGGAAGAGGCGAAAAGGGGTTATGACGGAGTGGTCATGCGCCGCCGGGGCCAGGGCAACATCAAGGGCGTGGTGGTAGGCAGCGTGGCCAACAAGCTGCTTTCCCGGCTGCCGGACATTCCGGTCATTCTTGCGGGTGTCCGTAACCAGAACAAAAAGATGCTGCTGGCCGTGGGAGGGGCGGAGAGTGCCGACCGGATGGTGGCCACGGTGACGGCCATGATAGGCGGATATGATTACCGGATCGAGCTGCTTCATGTGATACGGGATAGCGGCCGCAATGACCTTCAGGGGGCCGGCGCCATACCGGCTGATATGGTTGACCGGTTTGCCGGTGATATTAAAAAACGACTGCATGATTTGCGGGAAAAATTGATTCTGGCCGGGTTTGCACCGGACAGTGTCACGGAAACCATTACTCAGGGCGTGACCAGCCGGGCCGAGGCCATTGTGGCCGAAGCCGAGGCAAGGGATTGCAGCACCATTGTCATGGGCCGCAGGGGGCCTTCCGACCCTGAGGACATTGTCACGGGAAGTGTTTGCAGCAAGGTGATTCACAGGGGCCGGGAGCTGACAGTCTGGATTACATAA
- a CDS encoding universal stress protein, whose product MYTHKRMLVLLDGSERSRNTLRYLAAVKPFRQVNLVLFNVFSELPEFYWDLAIETDNLHAVSEVENWRSRKKDEIRAFMEDGRDLLVRSGFAPDMISIKIHRQQAGVTRDILEEVKNGYDAVIMRRRGMSSLQNVVLGSVSSKLLSRLSDIPVILAGNREQNDRVLVGVDGSSASVRAVEFMAEVMGGYGYGVNLFHVIRGGNLLDPLRFDYMPPELVDVLRKGIETHFAELREKLATSGFEAERILEHIVTGVSSRAEAIVAEAEAQDCSTIVVGRRGVSRVQEFFMGRVGNKVVQVGRDFTVWIV is encoded by the coding sequence ATGTACACACATAAACGAATGCTGGTGCTGCTGGACGGATCGGAACGGTCCCGCAACACGCTACGTTACCTCGCCGCGGTCAAGCCGTTTCGACAGGTCAACCTGGTTTTATTCAATGTATTTTCAGAACTGCCGGAATTTTACTGGGACCTGGCTATTGAGACCGACAACCTGCACGCGGTCAGCGAGGTGGAGAACTGGCGAAGCAGAAAGAAAGACGAGATCAGGGCTTTTATGGAGGACGGCAGGGATCTGCTGGTGCGGTCGGGATTTGCCCCGGACATGATCAGCATCAAGATTCACCGGCAGCAGGCCGGTGTCACCCGGGATATTCTGGAGGAGGTCAAAAACGGGTATGACGCGGTGATCATGCGGCGCCGGGGCATGAGCTCCCTTCAGAATGTCGTACTGGGCAGCGTGTCAAGCAAGCTGCTGTCCAGGCTGTCGGACATTCCGGTTATCCTGGCGGGCAACCGGGAGCAGAATGACAGGGTGCTGGTGGGCGTGGACGGCTCTTCAGCTTCGGTCAGGGCCGTGGAGTTCATGGCGGAGGTGATGGGTGGGTATGGTTACGGCGTCAACTTGTTTCACGTGATCCGGGGCGGTAACCTTCTCGACCCCCTTCGGTTTGACTATATGCCCCCTGAATTGGTGGATGTGCTCAGGAAGGGGATAGAGACACATTTTGCGGAGCTTCGGGAGAAGCTGGCCACATCCGGTTTTGAGGCAGAGCGTATTCTGGAGCATATCGTCACAGGCGTATCCAGCAGGGCCGAGGCCATTGTGGCCGAAGCCGAGGCCCAGGATTGCAGTACCATTGTGGTGGGCCGGCGGGGCGTCTCCCGGGTTCAGGAGTTTTTCATGGGCCGGGTCGGTAACAAGGTGGTCCAGGTCGGCAGGGATTTTACGGTCTGGATCGTCTGA
- a CDS encoding universal stress protein codes for MNTQAQQKILVLFDGSQRSRQTVEQLAWMESFKTREIVLFQVFADFPENYWDLTWEKNNARAVEQFAEWRKRMADENHMYLETARKVLLNAGFDARRVSVKLQKQEKDVATDILAEARNGYHAVIMRRRGMNTIQNVVLGSVSSKLLANLSDQPVLLMGKRSLSKKMVIGIDGSPSSMQAVKFVADLYGGHGYMVELLHVIRSHNLDFMPTEMIEAHKQRMDRTFSEMREVLVAAGFEAENVEGKIITGAESRSEAIVVEAESDDTGAIVVGRRGLSRVQAFFMGRVSNKVVHRGKEFSVWVI; via the coding sequence ATGAATACACAGGCACAGCAAAAGATCCTGGTTCTGTTTGACGGCTCTCAGCGTTCCCGGCAGACCGTTGAGCAGTTGGCGTGGATGGAATCGTTTAAAACAAGAGAGATTGTTCTGTTCCAGGTATTTGCCGATTTTCCGGAAAACTACTGGGACCTGACATGGGAGAAAAACAATGCCAGGGCCGTGGAACAGTTTGCCGAATGGCGTAAGCGCATGGCCGACGAAAACCACATGTACCTGGAGACCGCGCGAAAGGTTCTGCTCAACGCTGGATTTGACGCCAGGCGGGTTTCCGTCAAGCTCCAGAAGCAGGAGAAGGATGTGGCCACGGATATTCTGGCCGAGGCGCGCAACGGATATCACGCGGTGATCATGCGGCGACGGGGCATGAACACGATCCAGAACGTTGTGCTGGGCAGCGTGTCGAGCAAGCTGCTGGCCAATTTGTCGGACCAGCCGGTGCTGCTGATGGGAAAACGGTCCTTGAGCAAGAAAATGGTGATCGGTATTGACGGCTCTCCGTCGTCCATGCAGGCGGTAAAATTCGTGGCCGATCTTTACGGGGGTCATGGCTACATGGTGGAACTGCTGCATGTCATTCGGTCCCACAACCTGGACTTCATGCCCACTGAGATGATTGAGGCGCACAAGCAGCGGATGGATAGGACCTTTTCAGAGATGCGGGAAGTGCTGGTGGCAGCCGGTTTTGAAGCCGAAAACGTGGAAGGAAAAATCATCACCGGTGCGGAGAGCCGGTCTGAAGCCATTGTGGTGGAGGCCGAGTCGGACGATACCGGCGCCATTGTCGTGGGCAGAAGGGGGCTTTCCAGGGTTCAGGCCTTTTTTATGGGCCGGGTCAGCAACAAGGTGGTTCACCGGGGCAAGGAGTTTTCCGTGTGGGTCATCTAG
- a CDS encoding formate dehydrogenase accessory protein FdhE: MNLNGTATPDNPVYKELLDFFTPILALRRAYTDALRSTASPLKIDAEVVANRMRDGTPLLDKTALGCDYTVMKHHFLEMLALIAEKTPPATEEIQAMIEKDAVFESLVRNTLQGLPPDGKHAQTLRFLLEETVNPLLAIQAGFLADTPAFKEWNRGSCPVCGGKPLMGELSGEEGKKFLVCSACRTRWPFGRIQCAGCGTQDHAQVSLLVIEGDPVHSIEICDTCKTYLKIIDCRQAGRKIDIDMENLTTLHLDIIARGKGYTNTHLYMMDA, from the coding sequence ATGAACCTCAACGGCACGGCGACACCAGACAACCCGGTATACAAAGAACTGCTTGATTTTTTCACACCGATTTTAGCACTCAGGCGGGCATACACCGACGCCCTCCGATCCACGGCTTCCCCATTGAAAATCGACGCCGAAGTCGTTGCGAACCGCATGCGGGACGGGACGCCCCTGCTCGATAAAACAGCGCTGGGCTGCGATTACACGGTCATGAAGCACCACTTTCTTGAGATGCTGGCCCTGATCGCTGAAAAAACGCCCCCGGCAACCGAAGAGATTCAGGCCATGATCGAGAAAGATGCCGTCTTTGAATCCCTGGTGCGAAACACGCTGCAAGGTCTCCCGCCCGACGGAAAGCACGCCCAGACCCTGCGGTTTCTGCTGGAAGAGACCGTCAATCCGCTTCTGGCGATCCAGGCCGGCTTTTTGGCGGATACACCGGCTTTCAAGGAATGGAACCGGGGCTCCTGCCCGGTCTGCGGGGGAAAGCCTCTGATGGGGGAGCTTAGCGGAGAGGAGGGAAAGAAATTCCTGGTCTGCTCCGCATGCCGCACCCGGTGGCCGTTCGGCCGTATTCAGTGCGCCGGCTGCGGCACCCAGGACCACGCCCAGGTATCTCTGCTGGTCATCGAGGGTGACCCGGTTCACAGCATCGAGATCTGCGACACCTGCAAGACCTACCTGAAAATCATCGACTGCCGGCAGGCCGGCCGAAAAATCGATATTGACATGGAGAACCTGACCACCCTGCACCTGGATATCATTGCCAGGGGAAAGGGGTATACCAATACCCATCTTTACATGATGGACGCATGA
- a CDS encoding 4Fe-4S dicluster domain-containing protein, whose product MEEMAICIDIDKCTACRACQVACKNWNQLKGEQTENRGSHENPPDLSADTWNRIVFMEKRRANGTINWSFFNERCRHCNNPPCEMGGEVVPGAVIWDDTGAVVYTEKTAELDYEDFLSYCPYNIPRQDPATGRIYKCNMCIDRITNGLKPACVTACSTGALNFGTKKEMLAFAHRRIKELGKDANIYPSEDYNTMWILPEKQENYPLAKAVRTEARYRMARRTAPSGLVAGAVLATGFLSFIGQRRQKVAEAEGKDMKG is encoded by the coding sequence ATGGAAGAGATGGCAATCTGCATCGACATAGACAAGTGCACGGCCTGTCGTGCCTGCCAGGTGGCCTGCAAAAACTGGAACCAGTTGAAGGGCGAGCAGACGGAAAACCGCGGCAGCCATGAAAATCCGCCGGACCTTTCGGCCGACACCTGGAACCGGATCGTGTTCATGGAAAAGCGACGGGCCAACGGCACCATTAACTGGTCCTTTTTCAATGAACGGTGCCGCCACTGCAACAATCCGCCCTGTGAAATGGGCGGCGAAGTGGTGCCCGGGGCCGTGATCTGGGACGACACCGGGGCCGTGGTCTACACGGAAAAAACCGCGGAACTTGACTATGAGGATTTTCTCTCCTACTGCCCATACAACATACCGCGACAGGACCCGGCCACCGGCAGAATCTACAAATGCAACATGTGCATCGACCGGATCACCAACGGCCTGAAGCCGGCCTGTGTCACGGCCTGTTCCACCGGTGCCCTGAATTTCGGCACCAAAAAAGAGATGCTGGCCTTCGCTCACCGGCGGATCAAGGAACTGGGAAAAGATGCCAACATTTATCCCAGCGAGGACTACAACACCATGTGGATCCTTCCTGAAAAGCAGGAAAACTATCCACTGGCAAAGGCGGTCCGGACCGAAGCCCGATACCGGATGGCCCGGCGCACCGCCCCCTCCGGGCTGGTTGCCGGCGCTGTACTGGCCACCGGTTTTTTGAGCTTCATCGGCCAGCGGCGCCAGAAAGTGGCGGAAGCGGAAGGCAAGGACATGAAGGGGTAA
- the fdnG gene encoding formate dehydrogenase-N subunit alpha, with protein MDINRRQFLKFSGASIAGIAFGTLGLDLSPIEAYAYSLRTLHAKQTTTICPYCAVGCGILVHTINDKVVNTEGDPDHPINEGSLCSKGMAVYQLSHNNPNRLTVPLYRKPYGTRWEEVSWDFALDKIAKNIKTSRDASFEAVNAKGQEVNRTMGIASLGSAALDNEECYIYQKLLRAMGLVYIEHQARIUHSATVAALAESFGRGAMTNHWIDIKNADYILAMGSNPVKNHPISFKWILKAIEKGATLISVDPRYTRTSKKAHLYAPLRSGSDIAFLGGMIKYILEKRLYFEAYVREYTNASFLISPDFKMPGENEGVFSGLTALKTAEGYVDGKYDKTTWAYQKDENGIIKKDKTMKDPNCVLQLLKKHFSRYTLDTVSSITGTPKDKLEAVYATYAKSGAPDKTGTVLYAMGWTQHTVGVQNIRTMSIIQLLLGNMGMAGGGVNALRGESNVQGSTDHCLLYHIIPGYLKTPKASQPTFKAYNEASTPKTTDPMSANWWSNYPKYSASLLREMYGKEVPLEDAYRYLPKLDDGVDYSWLTIFDQLYQEKFTGFFSWGQNPTCSGANANKTRQALTKLDWLVNVNLFDNETGSFWRGPGMEPEKIKTEVFLLPCAASYEKEGSITNSGRWMQWRYKAVEPPGQARPDGDIINDLYVRLKKLYSGKGWFAGEGVFADPIVKLRWEYGPKDRNGNVKHIDPHMVAKEINGYFLENRVVKGRLFNSGDLVPDFTYLSADGSTSSGNWLYCNSYTKEGNMAARRRKEDPSGIGLYPGWSWCWPLNRRIIYNRASVDLNGKPWAPNKPVIEWHLNVWRGDVPDGGWPPLSAGGKSRYPFIMKTEGHGHIFGPGLTDGPFPEHYEPLESPLDRNPLSPQFVSPTIKRWDRDGLTNNMNMRATNDPNYPIICTTYRVTEHWQTGLMTRWQPWLAELEPAMFVEISKELADQKGIKNGEIVIVKSARGELEAVAMVTVRWLPFTVMGKTLHQVGIPYHYGWATTATRPYDPKDKKPEVFTFGDSANIVTPNIGDANTMIPESKVFMVDVVKKA; from the coding sequence ATGGACATCAACAGACGCCAGTTTCTTAAATTTTCGGGAGCGTCCATTGCGGGGATCGCTTTCGGCACCCTGGGCCTCGATCTCTCGCCCATCGAGGCATATGCTTACTCCTTACGGACCCTGCACGCAAAGCAGACCACCACTATCTGCCCTTACTGCGCCGTGGGGTGCGGCATTCTCGTGCATACCATCAACGACAAAGTGGTCAACACCGAAGGAGACCCGGACCATCCCATCAATGAAGGCAGTCTCTGCAGCAAGGGAATGGCGGTTTACCAGCTTTCCCACAACAACCCCAACCGGCTCACCGTGCCGCTGTACCGTAAGCCTTACGGCACCCGGTGGGAAGAGGTGTCGTGGGATTTTGCCTTGGACAAAATCGCAAAAAACATCAAGACCTCACGGGATGCCAGCTTTGAGGCGGTCAACGCCAAGGGACAGGAGGTCAACCGGACCATGGGCATCGCCTCCCTGGGCAGCGCGGCCCTGGACAACGAGGAGTGTTACATCTACCAGAAATTGCTTCGCGCCATGGGCCTGGTGTATATCGAACACCAGGCGCGTATCTGACACTCCGCTACTGTTGCGGCTCTGGCAGAGTCGTTCGGACGCGGGGCAATGACCAATCACTGGATCGATATCAAAAACGCCGACTATATTCTGGCCATGGGGAGTAATCCGGTCAAAAACCACCCCATCTCCTTTAAATGGATTCTCAAAGCCATTGAAAAGGGGGCCACCCTGATCAGCGTCGATCCCCGGTACACACGAACATCCAAAAAGGCGCATCTTTACGCGCCCCTGCGCTCCGGAAGCGACATCGCGTTTCTGGGCGGCATGATCAAGTACATTCTGGAAAAACGCCTCTACTTTGAGGCGTATGTGCGGGAATACACCAACGCCTCCTTTTTAATAAGCCCTGATTTCAAGATGCCCGGCGAAAATGAGGGGGTCTTTTCCGGGCTGACGGCCCTGAAAACAGCGGAAGGCTATGTGGACGGGAAATACGACAAAACCACATGGGCCTACCAGAAGGATGAGAACGGGATCATCAAAAAAGACAAAACCATGAAGGATCCCAACTGCGTCCTTCAGCTCCTGAAGAAACACTTTTCCCGCTACACCCTGGACACGGTCTCCTCCATCACCGGTACGCCCAAAGACAAACTGGAAGCGGTCTATGCCACTTACGCCAAATCCGGGGCTCCGGACAAAACCGGCACGGTCCTGTATGCCATGGGCTGGACCCAGCACACCGTAGGGGTGCAGAACATCCGGACCATGAGTATTATCCAGCTGCTGCTGGGCAACATGGGCATGGCCGGGGGCGGCGTCAATGCCCTGCGCGGGGAGTCCAACGTGCAGGGGTCCACGGATCACTGCCTGCTTTATCACATCATTCCGGGCTACCTGAAAACGCCCAAAGCCTCCCAGCCCACGTTCAAGGCCTATAACGAAGCTTCCACGCCCAAAACGACGGACCCCATGAGCGCCAACTGGTGGAGCAACTACCCCAAATACAGTGCCAGCCTGCTCCGGGAGATGTACGGGAAAGAGGTTCCCCTTGAAGACGCCTACCGGTATCTTCCCAAGCTGGACGACGGGGTGGACTACTCCTGGCTGACCATCTTTGACCAGCTTTACCAGGAAAAATTTACCGGTTTCTTCTCCTGGGGGCAGAACCCCACGTGCAGTGGCGCCAACGCCAACAAAACCCGCCAGGCCCTGACCAAGCTGGACTGGCTGGTCAACGTCAACCTGTTCGACAACGAAACCGGGTCCTTCTGGAGAGGCCCGGGCATGGAGCCGGAAAAGATCAAGACGGAAGTCTTTCTGCTCCCCTGCGCGGCCTCCTATGAAAAAGAGGGCAGCATCACCAACAGCGGCCGCTGGATGCAGTGGCGGTACAAGGCCGTTGAACCACCGGGACAGGCCCGGCCCGACGGGGACATCATCAACGATCTGTATGTCCGCCTGAAAAAACTATACAGCGGCAAGGGGTGGTTTGCCGGGGAGGGGGTCTTTGCCGATCCCATTGTCAAGCTGCGGTGGGAATACGGCCCCAAAGACCGGAACGGCAATGTCAAGCATATCGACCCCCACATGGTGGCCAAAGAGATCAACGGCTACTTCCTGGAAAACAGGGTTGTAAAGGGAAGGCTGTTCAACAGCGGTGACCTGGTGCCTGACTTTACCTACCTGAGCGCTGACGGATCGACCTCTTCAGGCAACTGGCTCTACTGCAACTCCTACACAAAAGAGGGCAACATGGCGGCCCGGCGCAGAAAGGAAGACCCTTCCGGCATCGGCCTCTATCCGGGATGGTCCTGGTGCTGGCCCTTAAACCGCCGGATCATCTACAACCGGGCGTCGGTAGACCTCAACGGCAAACCCTGGGCGCCCAACAAACCCGTGATCGAGTGGCACCTGAACGTGTGGCGGGGCGATGTGCCCGACGGCGGCTGGCCTCCGCTTTCCGCCGGCGGTAAATCCCGTTACCCCTTCATCATGAAGACCGAAGGACATGGCCATATTTTCGGCCCCGGCCTGACCGACGGCCCTTTCCCCGAGCATTACGAGCCCCTGGAAAGCCCGCTGGACAGAAACCCGCTGTCACCGCAGTTTGTCAGCCCCACCATCAAGCGGTGGGACCGTGACGGACTGACAAATAACATGAACATGCGGGCCACCAACGATCCGAACTACCCGATCATCTGCACCACCTACCGCGTCACCGAACACTGGCAGACCGGCCTGATGACCCGTTGGCAGCCATGGCTGGCCGAGCTGGAACCCGCCATGTTCGTTGAGATCAGCAAGGAACTGGCCGACCAGAAGGGCATCAAAAACGGCGAGATTGTCATCGTCAAGTCGGCCCGGGGCGAGCTGGAGGCGGTGGCCATGGTAACTGTTCGGTGGCTGCCGTTTACCGTCATGGGCAAGACCCTTCACCAGGTAGGTATTCCCTACCACTACGGATGGGCCACAACCGCAACGCGACCGTACGATCCGAAGGATAAAAAGCCCGAGGTTTTCACCTTCGGCGACAGCGCCAACATTGTAACGCCCAACATCGGGGACGCCAACACCATGATTCCGGAAAGCAAGGTCTTCATGGTCGATGTCGTCAAAAAAGCATAG